The Deltaproteobacteria bacterium genome segment GCACTGAGGGAACCTTTTTTCAAAAAGGTTCCCTCAGACTCCCTCCAAAAACTTTTAACGCGAGTTGGTTTCCCCCTGTTTTGCCTGGCAAAACAGGGGGAAACCAACTCGTATTAAAAGTCTTTGAAGGGGGTCTGGGGGAAACTTTCTTCAGAAAGTTTCCCCCAGGGTAATCAATCGGAGCTTCCCTTGTGTTGTTCGTCCGGCGGTGTTGGATTCGCGGTTCGTTTAAGGAAGCGAGGTATGAAGAGATGGACGAGGTGGTGAGCGTTGGTGGTGTGAGGTACGCTCTGGGCTCCTGGGGCGGTGTTGTCTCCGGGGCCGTGGAGCTTCTCGAGAGGGAGAGGTTTTCACACAGGCTGTGGGTCAAGGACGGCTCGCTCTGGAAGGAAGAGCCGGGGCACAGGGCGCTCATAGAAGGGATGCTGGGCTGGCTCTCCGTGCCCATGACCATGGCCGACCGCACGGGCTCGCTGAAGGGCTTTGCCGAGACGGTCAGGGAGGCGGGTTTTGGGAGGACGGTGCTGCTCGGCATGGGAGGGTCGAGTCTCGCGCCCCTTGTGCTGGCCAGGACCTTCTTTCCGCGACAGGGATGGCCCGATCTGCTGGTCGTCGATACGACGGATCCCGCGGCGGTGAAGAGGGTCGAGAACGAGATCGACCCGGCGACGACGCTCTTTGTCGTATCGAGCAAGTCGGGCTCCACCATCGAGCCCAACTGTCTCTTCGACTACTTCTTCGCAAAGGTGGAGGCTGCAAGGGGCGGTGAGGCGGGAGGCAACTTCGTTGCCATAACCGATCCCGGCTCGCCGCTTGTCGAGCTTTCCAAGGAGTACTCTTTCCGCCATCTCTTCCTCAACTTCAGCGACATAGGGGGGCGCTACTCGGCGCTCTCATACTTCGGCCTCGTGCCTGCCGCCCTCATGGGGCTCGACATCGACAGGCTTCTGGAGAGCGCCATAGCCGCAAGCGGCCGGACCCTGCCCGGCGTCTCCGTCAGGGAGAACCCGGCGGCCTTTCTCGGCGCCGTGCTCGGGGCGCTGGCGAAGGAGGGGCGCGACAAGGTGACCTTCCTGCTCACCCCCGAGATAGCGGCCTTCGGGCTCTGGGCCGAGCAGCTCCTGGCCGAGAGCACGGGCAAGGAGGGCCGCGGCATCGTGCCGCTCGGCGACGAGCCTCCGGCCCGGAGCGCCGGCCTCTACGGCGACGACCGCGTCTTCGTCCACCTGCGCCTGGGCGCGGGCGGAGCGAGGGAGAGGCTTGTCGAGGAGCTCGAGGCCGCGGGCCACCCGACGGTGACCATCGAGCTTGAAACGGCCTATGAGCTGGGCAGGGAGTTCTACCGCTGGGAGGTGGCGGCGGCCGCGGCGGGAAAGGTGCTGGGCATAAACCCCTTCGACCAGCCCGACGTGGAGGAGGCGAAGAAGAGATCCCGCGCCCTGCTCGAGGGTCCGGGCCGGGTGGAGACGCCCGAGGGACTCGAGGCCGCGCCGGGCGTATCCCTCGCCTTCGGCCGGGCCACGGCCCGCAGGATCGCGCCCAGCGACGACGCGGGGCTCATGTTCGGGGACTTCCTCAGCCTCGCTTCCGCAGGCGACTACCTTGCGCTCCTCGTCTACGCCGACCCCGACGACGAGCGCGTCACCGCTTTCTTCGACGAGGTGCGCCGCGGCCTTCTCGCCTCGACGGGCAGGGCCGTGCAACTGGGCTACGGCCCACGCTACCTCCACTCCACGGGCCAGCTCCACAAGGGCGGACCCGACAACGGGCTCTTCATCATCGTCGTCCACCGAAACGACGACGGCGTGGCCATCCCGGGCCGCGACTACACCTTCGCCGACCTCGAGACGGCCCAGGCCCTGGGCGACATGGAGAGCCTCGACGCAAAGGGCCGCAGGGTCGCCCTCGTCATGCTCGACGACCTCACGGACGAAACCTTCGGCGCCTTAAGACGCTTCCTCTCCTCCACCCTCTGACCGCCCT includes the following:
- a CDS encoding glucose-6-phosphate isomerase, producing MDEVVSVGGVRYALGSWGGVVSGAVELLERERFSHRLWVKDGSLWKEEPGHRALIEGMLGWLSVPMTMADRTGSLKGFAETVREAGFGRTVLLGMGGSSLAPLVLARTFFPRQGWPDLLVVDTTDPAAVKRVENEIDPATTLFVVSSKSGSTIEPNCLFDYFFAKVEAARGGEAGGNFVAITDPGSPLVELSKEYSFRHLFLNFSDIGGRYSALSYFGLVPAALMGLDIDRLLESAIAASGRTLPGVSVRENPAAFLGAVLGALAKEGRDKVTFLLTPEIAAFGLWAEQLLAESTGKEGRGIVPLGDEPPARSAGLYGDDRVFVHLRLGAGGARERLVEELEAAGHPTVTIELETAYELGREFYRWEVAAAAAGKVLGINPFDQPDVEEAKKRSRALLEGPGRVETPEGLEAAPGVSLAFGRATARRIAPSDDAGLMFGDFLSLASAGDYLALLVYADPDDERVTAFFDEVRRGLLASTGRAVQLGYGPRYLHSTGQLHKGGPDNGLFIIVVHRNDDGVAIPGRDYTFADLETAQALGDMESLDAKGRRVALVMLDDLTDETFGALRRFLSSTL